From Acidipropionibacterium acidipropionici, one genomic window encodes:
- a CDS encoding pyrophosphate--fructose-6-phosphate 1-phosphotransferase, producing MKGHHTMAQVKKVALLTAGGFAPCLSTAIGGLIKRYTEVAPEIEIIAYRHGYEGLLKGDYLEVTDGVRAKADVLHRFGGSPIGNSRVKLTNKDDLVARGLVGADDDPLKVAADRLVADGVDVLHTIGGDDTNTTAADLAAYLGEHDYGLTVVGLPKTIDNDVIPIRQSLGAWTAAEQGSKFAQNIVAEHNSGSRMLIIHEVMGRNCGWLTAATAAKYHEWVEAQEWVPEIGLSAEAWDVHAVYVPEAAIDLDAEAERLGKVMDTVGNVTIFLSEGAGLDAIIAELEKSGEEVPRDPFGHVKLDKINPGAWFGKQFAERLSAEKVMVQKSGYFSRSAASNEADLELIGRCTDLAVECALSGRSGVIGQDEEAGDVLTNIDFTRIKGGKPFDLTQPWFTGLLESVGQPPATPVHG from the coding sequence ATGAAAGGTCACCACACCATGGCCCAGGTCAAGAAGGTCGCCCTCCTCACGGCGGGCGGGTTCGCCCCCTGCCTCTCGACGGCGATCGGCGGACTCATCAAGCGCTACACCGAGGTGGCTCCCGAGATCGAGATCATCGCCTACCGGCACGGCTACGAGGGCCTTCTCAAGGGCGACTACCTGGAGGTCACCGACGGGGTGCGCGCCAAGGCCGATGTGCTGCACCGCTTCGGCGGGTCCCCGATCGGCAACTCCCGCGTCAAGCTCACCAACAAGGACGACCTGGTCGCGCGCGGACTGGTCGGCGCCGACGATGACCCGCTCAAGGTCGCGGCGGACCGCCTGGTCGCCGACGGGGTCGACGTACTGCACACCATCGGCGGGGACGACACCAACACCACCGCCGCCGACCTGGCGGCCTACCTGGGCGAGCACGACTACGGCCTGACGGTCGTCGGCCTGCCCAAGACCATCGACAACGACGTGATCCCGATCCGCCAGTCGCTGGGCGCCTGGACGGCCGCCGAGCAGGGGTCGAAGTTCGCCCAGAACATCGTCGCCGAGCACAACTCCGGATCCCGGATGCTCATCATCCACGAGGTGATGGGCCGCAACTGCGGCTGGCTGACCGCCGCCACCGCCGCCAAGTACCACGAGTGGGTCGAGGCCCAGGAGTGGGTGCCCGAGATCGGCCTGAGCGCCGAGGCCTGGGACGTGCACGCGGTCTACGTGCCGGAGGCCGCCATCGATCTGGACGCCGAGGCCGAGCGCCTAGGCAAGGTGATGGACACCGTCGGCAATGTCACCATCTTCCTGTCGGAGGGCGCGGGCCTGGACGCCATCATCGCCGAGCTCGAGAAGTCCGGCGAGGAGGTGCCGCGCGATCCCTTCGGCCACGTCAAGCTGGACAAGATCAACCCCGGTGCCTGGTTCGGCAAGCAGTTCGCCGAGCGCCTGTCCGCCGAGAAGGTCATGGTTCAGAAGTCGGGGTACTTCTCCCGGTCCGCGGCCTCCAACGAGGCCGATCTGGAGCTCATCGGCCGTTGCACCGATCTGGCGGTCGAGTGCGCCCTGTCGGGCCGCTCGGGTGTCATCGGGCAGGACGAGGAGGCCGGCGACGTGCTGACCAACATCGACTTCACCCGGATCAAGGGTGGCAAGCCCTTCGACCTCACCCAGCCCTGGTTCACCGGTCTGCTGGAGTCGGTCGGCCAGCCTCCGGCCACCCCGGTCCACGGCTGA